From a single Aquificaceae bacterium genomic region:
- a CDS encoding ligand-binding protein SH3 → MYGNYIVDVPEDAIVNINYVVLKEGVTIDDVAERVAYLCEHVKTYHSDTGFYGGFVALNTGGVSLEGSTAGQTTEHPLKEREVLIITFWRSLEDHEESHRSEGFNRLFKELTELAESTHEVVYQMLWQGKAYDPEMAKKAREAKQANCVSC, encoded by the coding sequence ATGTATGGAAACTACATAGTAGACGTTCCAGAGGATGCCATAGTTAACATAAACTACGTGGTGCTAAAGGAGGGTGTCACCATTGACGATGTGGCTGAAAGGGTGGCATACCTCTGCGAGCATGTGAAAACTTACCACTCCGACACGGGCTTCTATGGAGGCTTTGTTGCACTGAATACGGGTGGTGTATCCCTTGAGGGATCCACAGCAGGTCAGACTACAGAGCATCCGCTGAAGGAAAGAGAAGTGCTCATAATTACCTTCTGGAGGTCTCTGGAAGACCACGAGGAATCTCATAGGAGCGAGGGCTTCAACAGGCTCTTTAAAGAGCTAACGGAGCTTGCAGAGAGCACACACGAGGTGGTCTATCAGATGCTCTGGCAAGGCAAAGCCTACGACCCTGAGATGGCAAAGAAGGCAAGGGAGGCAAAGCAGGCTAACTGTGTCAGCTGTTAA
- a CDS encoding 6-carboxytetrahydropterin synthase — protein MPWNVIVKKKFNWAHFLTDYHGAPEPIHGHTWTVEVHIRADSVDAGGMGYDFLEIDSFLRELLPDYRLLNELVDFSPSAENMARWIYQKVKERYPTVSRIIVWEKEDCGAEYWED, from the coding sequence ATGCCCTGGAATGTGATAGTAAAGAAAAAATTTAACTGGGCACATTTCCTTACAGACTACCACGGCGCTCCAGAGCCCATTCATGGACACACCTGGACTGTAGAGGTTCATATAAGGGCGGACAGCGTAGATGCGGGTGGTATGGGCTATGACTTTCTGGAGATAGACAGTTTTCTGAGGGAGCTCCTGCCCGATTACAGGCTTCTGAATGAGCTGGTGGATTTCTCACCAAGTGCAGAGAACATGGCAAGGTGGATTTACCAGAAGGTGAAGGAGAGATACCCCACAGTCTCAAGGATAATCGTGTGGGAGAAGGAAGACTGTGGGGCGGAATACTGGGAGGATTAA